Below is a genomic region from Pseudomonas extremaustralis.
GCACGGTGGCTGAGCTGGAGCAGGCCGGCGCATTGCCTAAGTTACTGACTGCCTATGGCGATGAATCGAGCATCCCTGAGTTAGGCAAGGTTGATGCCTGCTTTGCAACGTATCGGGCAATGGAGACGAGCGGCGCACTCCACATTCTCGGTGCGTTCGGCCCTGACTTGGTCGGGCTTGCCTCACTGCTGGTGTATGGGTTGCCGCACTACGCGGGCCGTCGCATCTGCGCGATGGAGTCATTCTTCGTTGAGCCGCATGCACGCAAGGGCGGGGCAGGTATCAAGCTGTTGCGTGCAGCCGAGGCCCGCGCCCTAGCACTGGGCGCATCTGCCCTGATGATCAGCGCGCCCATTGGCAGCAGGCTGGCGATGGTTTTGCCCCGCTCCGGATACCGCGAAACCAACCAGGTATTCCTGAAGGTGCTCGCATGAACAGCATCGCCTCCGCGGCTCCATCACTCCCCGCTATGACAAGTGCCGACGTTGAGAAAGTCCGAGGGTTGGAGTCGCATTTGCTTGGTATGGAGCAAGTGGCCATCCAGACCCAGCACCACTTTCACGCGGGACTCTACTCCCGAACCATCCGCATTCCCGCCGGCGTAATGATCACTGGCGCCCTGATCAATATCCCCACTCTGCTGATTGTCTCGGGCCACGTCACGGTTTTCATCGGTGGAGAAACACTTGAGCTGAAGGGATACCACATCGTCCCGGGACAGGCCGGCCGCAAGCAGGTGTTTGTAGCGCATGCCGATACCGACCTGACCATGACCTTTGCCACCCAGGCCAAAACGGTTGAAGACGCCGAATCTGAATTTACCAATCAACCCACAGCACTCATGTCGCGCCAGCAAAGCAACGACCTGACCATCACCACTGGAGAATAACCATGTCTGGATACACCACCGCTGTCGCTTTAGCCACTGCCGTTGCCGGTACGGCCTATTCGGTCTACTCAACGCAGCAGGCCGGTAAGCAGGCCAGCTTGAACGCTGACGCTCAGTCCGAGCAGGCACAGAACGACGCCAACGCGGCCGCCAGTGCCTCAATGGTACAGGCCGACCGTATCCGACGGATTGCCCGCAACCAGGCCAGTGAGGCCAACACGGCCCTTGCAGGGTCTGGTGTTGAAGTGGGTGAAGGCACCGCGGTCAACATCAACGAAGAAATCATCGGCAATGCCGAGGAAGACGCGGTGTTAACCATCTTCAATGGCCAGAACCAAAAGGCCCGCGGCTCCGTCGATGCCAGCAACTACAAGCTGGCAGGAAGCCAGGCCCGATCCAACGCGAACGCCCAATCCATTGGCACCGTGCTTTCCAGCGGGGCTCGGATCGCAAGCGGGTGGAAAGCATCCGCTGCAGGTCGGGACATGCAGGGCCAAACGCAAGAACTGAATACCAATCCAGCCTGGGTGAGGAATTCCTGATGGCACAGATACCACTTGGCCCGGGCGTACGTGTATTGCCAGAGGCGCCCCAAAATCGCGTTATTACACCAGACCCGAACAATCTGAATCGTGGCGGGCAACAGTTAGCCGGCACAGTTCAGAACGCAGCGCTTTCCTTCCTTGACCAGAAAAAAAAAGAAGACCAGGAGCTTTCTAAGGTCAAGGTAAGCAACGCTCTGTTGGACTATGAGAGCCAACTAGACACCGGGGTAAACGAGCTCAGCGGCAAGCTGAAAGCCCTGGAAGTGCAACCTGATCAAGGCGAATCAAGCTATCAGCAATTCATCAGCAAGCTAGACCCGGTGAAAGTCGAAGGCCTGGATGCATCTGACCAAGAGCATTTGAATCTCGCCGTCCGCAAGATGCAGGCAAACAAGCTTCAACAGATCCAAGGATCGGTGCTGGAAGCCCGCACAGGCGTGGCCAAAAGTGAGCTCAGGTCTCGCTTTGATCTGTTGGAGAATGCTGCTGCCAGGCCAGATGCAGACCTTGGTCAGATCCTCAATCGAGCGCGGGCGGATGGTGTTCAGACCGTTGGCCGCAGTGCTTATGGCATCGACGGCTGGGATAAAGAGGTGCGCACCTTTGAACAGTCGGCCTATTCCGCTAACGCACTGGCGCGTATCCACAGCGCCGGGAACAATCCGGAACAACTGCAGCAAATCCAGCGAGATCTGTCTAACTGGGACGATGGCCCATATTCATCGCTTACCCTGAAGAACCGAGAAAGCCTGATCAAAACCCTGAACCCGCTACTGGATCGAAGCATCGGCGTCAGCGTTGGAGCACAGGCGGTCGAGCAAGCCAAAAGCGGGAGCGGATCGGTGTTTGCGGCAATGCTCCAGGCCGAGAGCGACGGTCGCCAGGTCGACGCATCCGGAGCGCCACTTACATCCAACCGTGGAGCGGTAGGCATCGCCCAGGTGATGCCAAGCACTGGCCCTGAGGCTGCTCAGGCTGCTGGCTTGCCATGGGA
It encodes:
- a CDS encoding GNAT family N-acetyltransferase, with product MGIETIIRTCTVAELEQAGALPKLLTAYGDESSIPELGKVDACFATYRAMETSGALHILGAFGPDLVGLASLLVYGLPHYAGRRICAMESFFVEPHARKGGAGIKLLRAAEARALALGASALMISAPIGSRLAMVLPRSGYRETNQVFLKVLA